A genomic region of uncultured Roseibium sp. contains the following coding sequences:
- a CDS encoding ABC transporter permease yields the protein MKSLLHNRSTLPGALLTLIFAGAAIVSLFWVPYDTTVLNIADRMKLPSLVHPFGTDQFGRDILSMLMVGARTSIAVALVAVGIGMLVGVPLGLAAAARKGSLPDEIIMRTNDLVFAFPSLLIAVMITAVFGASALNAIIAIGIFNIPVFARLTRGAALTLWSREYVMAARVAGKGPARISVEHILPNVTNLLIVQGTIQFSLGILAEAGLSYVGLGAQPPTASWGRMLADSQTMISLAPHLAIFPGMAILLTVLGLNLLGDGLRDLLDPRLRRART from the coding sequence ATGAAGAGCCTTCTGCACAACAGGTCGACGCTGCCCGGAGCGCTGCTGACGCTCATCTTTGCAGGCGCGGCGATCGTCAGCCTGTTCTGGGTGCCGTATGACACCACGGTCCTCAACATCGCGGACAGGATGAAACTGCCCAGTCTTGTCCACCCGTTCGGAACGGACCAGTTCGGGCGCGATATCCTGAGCATGCTCATGGTCGGTGCGCGCACATCGATCGCGGTTGCGCTTGTCGCGGTCGGTATCGGCATGCTGGTCGGCGTGCCGCTCGGTCTTGCCGCCGCCGCCCGCAAGGGCAGCCTGCCGGACGAGATCATCATGCGAACGAATGATCTCGTGTTCGCGTTCCCGAGCCTTCTGATTGCCGTGATGATCACCGCCGTTTTCGGTGCATCGGCGCTGAACGCCATCATCGCCATCGGCATCTTCAATATCCCGGTCTTCGCCCGCCTGACCCGCGGCGCGGCCCTGACCCTGTGGAGCCGCGAATATGTCATGGCGGCGAGGGTTGCCGGAAAGGGGCCCGCCCGGATTTCGGTGGAACACATTCTGCCCAATGTGACTAATCTCCTGATCGTCCAGGGCACGATCCAGTTTTCACTCGGCATTCTTGCCGAGGCCGGTCTGAGTTATGTGGGCCTCGGCGCGCAGCCGCCAACCGCCAGCTGGGGACGGATGCTGGCCGACAGCCAGACCATGATTTCGCTGGCTCCGCACCTGGCGATCTTCCCCGGCATGGCGATCCTGCTGACCGTGCTCGGTCTGAACCTTCTGGGTGACGGCTTGCGCGATCTGCTTGATCCCAGGCTTCGGAGGGCGCGCACATGA
- a CDS encoding ABC transporter ATP-binding protein, with product MSLLEIEDLSLEIHGEPILKNVSMQVEPGRVLGVIGESGSGKSMTALSVLQLLPNGSKCRGRITLAGQDILTAGEHDLCSIRGRDAGMVFQEPMTALNPLQTIGAQVAETILVHEKVAKSEALARAEDALRRAELPPERFPLTRYPHELSGGQRQRVVIAMAIALRPKLLIADEPTTALDVTTQAQILDLLKRLVAEEGMGLMLISHDLAVVADLADDLVIMRSGEVVESGPAQGLFRNLQHPYSRALLEASGHVPERRGAAGETALLQVSNVVREYQTHTHGWWGRTTQVRAVDTVSFEIRKGESLGLVGESGCGKSTLTRAILGLEEIQGGDILLDGTPVISHHRINRDIRRRMQVVFQDPYGSFNPRWRVDRLITEPFHLLDSPPAGAEREAAIVEALESVGLSAGDSRKYIHEFSGGQRQRIAIARALIIRPELIILDEAVSALDVSVRAQVLDLLASLADRFGLTYLFISHDLSVVRSITERVLVMKSGRIVEEGPTEDVFDRPQHAYTKQLVAAAPVLPADVA from the coding sequence ATGAGCCTTCTGGAGATCGAAGATCTGTCGCTTGAGATCCACGGCGAGCCGATCCTGAAAAATGTCTCGATGCAGGTCGAGCCGGGACGCGTTCTGGGCGTAATCGGCGAAAGTGGCTCCGGCAAGTCGATGACGGCCTTGAGCGTGCTGCAGCTGCTGCCGAACGGGTCGAAATGCCGGGGCCGGATCACGCTCGCCGGACAGGATATTCTGACCGCCGGCGAGCACGACCTCTGCAGCATCCGCGGCCGGGACGCCGGCATGGTGTTTCAGGAGCCGATGACGGCGCTCAATCCGCTGCAGACGATCGGCGCGCAGGTTGCCGAAACGATCCTCGTCCACGAAAAGGTGGCGAAATCGGAAGCCCTTGCGCGCGCGGAGGATGCCCTGCGCCGTGCAGAGTTGCCACCGGAGCGGTTTCCGCTGACACGCTATCCGCACGAGCTTTCCGGCGGTCAGCGTCAGCGTGTCGTCATCGCCATGGCGATCGCGCTGCGGCCGAAGCTGCTGATTGCCGACGAACCCACCACCGCGCTGGACGTCACAACGCAGGCCCAGATTCTCGATCTCCTGAAACGGCTCGTTGCCGAGGAGGGCATGGGTCTGATGCTGATCAGCCATGACCTTGCGGTGGTCGCGGATCTTGCCGACGATCTCGTGATCATGCGCAGCGGCGAGGTTGTCGAAAGCGGCCCCGCGCAGGGCCTGTTTCGAAACCTGCAGCACCCCTATTCGCGTGCCTTGCTGGAAGCCTCCGGCCATGTTCCGGAGCGGCGCGGTGCAGCCGGGGAGACGGCCCTTCTGCAGGTCAGCAACGTTGTCCGCGAGTATCAGACCCACACCCATGGCTGGTGGGGCCGGACAACGCAGGTCCGGGCTGTCGACACCGTCAGCTTCGAGATCCGGAAAGGCGAGAGCCTCGGGCTTGTCGGAGAGTCCGGCTGCGGCAAGTCGACATTGACACGGGCCATTCTCGGCCTTGAGGAAATACAGGGCGGTGACATCCTGCTGGACGGAACACCCGTGATCAGCCATCACCGGATCAACCGGGATATCCGCCGTCGCATGCAGGTGGTTTTCCAGGATCCATATGGCAGCTTCAATCCGCGCTGGCGCGTCGACCGTCTGATCACCGAACCCTTTCACCTCCTGGACAGCCCTCCAGCCGGCGCTGAACGTGAGGCGGCGATCGTCGAGGCGCTGGAAAGCGTTGGGTTAAGTGCCGGTGACAGCCGCAAATATATCCATGAATTCAGCGGCGGCCAACGCCAGCGGATCGCGATTGCCCGCGCGCTCATCATCAGGCCCGAGCTGATCATCCTGGATGAAGCGGTCTCCGCACTCGATGTCTCGGTGCGCGCCCAGGTGCTTGACCTTCTGGCCAGTCTCGCGGATCGCTTCGGGCTAACCTACCTCTTCATCTCGCACGATCTCAGTGTCGTGCGATCCATCACCGAACGTGTGCTTGTCATGAAATCCGGACGGATCGTCGAGGAGGGTCCGACGGAAGACGTCTTCGACAGGCCGCAGCACGCCTATACCAAACAACTCGTCGCGGCGGCACCGGTCCTGCCGGCGGACGTTGCCTGA
- a CDS encoding aldehyde dehydrogenase family protein yields MTDQLDLWFDPSRCLIDGKWVAPTGGEYLPLEDPSTGERIGSIARGNAADIDAAVASARNAWQGDWGRTTAVERGRLLFRLRELVLENVEHLARIEAIDVGKPLKQARADAVALARYLEFYGGAADKLHGETIPYLDGYTVYTLREPHGVTAHIVPWNYPMQIIGRSVGAALATGNACVLKPAEDACLTALAFADLAIRAGLPAGALNVVPGLGSEAGAALTGHPGIHHISFTGSVATGVHVQTAAARNVVPVTLELGGKSPQLVFADADLDAALPFLVNAGIQNAGQTCSASSRILVHRSIHDELVGRMGERYGALRVGPALSDLDVGPLISGRQQAIVSSYLDRGDDLEKAAEASLEHVPQGGNYVRPTLFSGVSPAHTLAHDEIFGPVQVVIPFGDEDEAVAIANGTDYGLVASIWSRDGARQMRLARKIRSGQVFINNYGAGGGVELPFGGIGKSGHGREKGFEALYGFTTVKTVAAFHG; encoded by the coding sequence ATGACAGACCAGCTCGATCTTTGGTTCGATCCCTCCAGATGCCTGATAGACGGAAAATGGGTGGCGCCCACGGGCGGCGAATATCTCCCGCTTGAGGACCCGTCGACGGGTGAACGGATCGGCTCGATCGCAAGAGGCAACGCGGCCGACATCGATGCGGCCGTCGCATCCGCGCGGAACGCGTGGCAGGGCGACTGGGGCCGGACGACCGCGGTCGAGCGCGGGCGTTTGCTCTTCAGGCTGCGGGAGCTTGTCCTGGAAAACGTCGAACATCTGGCGCGCATCGAGGCAATCGATGTCGGCAAGCCGCTGAAACAGGCGCGTGCGGATGCCGTCGCCCTGGCCCGGTATCTTGAATTCTATGGCGGTGCGGCCGACAAGCTGCACGGTGAGACGATCCCCTATCTGGATGGCTACACGGTCTACACATTGCGCGAACCGCACGGGGTCACCGCTCACATCGTTCCGTGGAACTACCCGATGCAGATCATCGGACGGTCGGTCGGCGCTGCGCTGGCGACGGGCAACGCCTGTGTTCTCAAGCCGGCCGAAGACGCCTGCCTGACCGCGCTGGCGTTCGCGGATCTCGCGATCAGGGCAGGGCTCCCCGCCGGGGCCCTGAACGTCGTCCCGGGCCTTGGATCGGAAGCCGGTGCCGCTCTGACAGGGCACCCGGGCATCCATCACATCAGCTTCACCGGTTCCGTCGCCACGGGAGTCCACGTTCAGACCGCTGCCGCGCGCAACGTGGTGCCGGTGACGCTTGAACTGGGCGGAAAGTCACCGCAGCTCGTCTTTGCGGACGCGGATCTGGACGCCGCCCTGCCGTTTCTCGTCAACGCCGGCATCCAGAATGCGGGCCAGACCTGCTCGGCATCGTCCCGGATCCTGGTGCACCGGTCGATCCACGACGAGCTTGTCGGCCGGATGGGCGAACGATACGGAGCGCTCAGGGTCGGTCCCGCGCTATCCGATCTCGATGTCGGTCCGCTGATTTCCGGACGGCAGCAGGCCATCGTCTCCAGCTATCTGGACCGGGGCGACGATCTGGAGAAGGCGGCGGAGGCTTCCCTGGAGCACGTACCGCAAGGGGGCAATTATGTGCGTCCGACGCTGTTTTCCGGCGTGTCGCCCGCGCACACGCTGGCACACGACGAGATTTTCGGGCCGGTGCAGGTTGTTATTCCGTTCGGGGACGAGGACGAGGCCGTGGCAATCGCCAACGGCACGGATTACGGACTGGTCGCCAGCATCTGGTCACGGGACGGCGCACGGCAGATGCGGCTGGCACGGAAAATCCGTTCCGGTCAGGTTTTCATCAACAATTACGGGGCTGGCGGCGGCGTCGAACTGCCCTTTGGCGGTATCGGCAAGTCCGGACATGGGCGCGAAAAAGGCTTCGAGGCGCTTTACGGTTTCACCACGGTGAAGACGGTCGCCGCCTTTCACGGGTGA
- a CDS encoding SDR family oxidoreductase yields the protein MRLQGKTAIVTGGASGFGAGIVRKFVAEGARVLIADLNLAAAEDLATEVGALAAKVDVASNESVAALAAQAAEGLGPVDILVNNAGVTHLPTPLQDVSEEDFDKVFAVNCKSVYLTARHFVPAMTAAGKGAILNVASTAGLSPRPKLNWYNASKGWMITATKTMAVELAPSGVRVNAICPVAGETPLLKSFMGEDTPEMRAKFLSTIPIGRFSTPEDMGNAACFLCSDEAGMVTGVAMEVDGGRCI from the coding sequence ATGAGATTGCAGGGAAAAACGGCCATTGTGACCGGCGGCGCGTCCGGCTTCGGTGCCGGCATCGTCCGAAAATTCGTGGCCGAAGGCGCCAGGGTGCTGATCGCGGATCTGAACCTGGCCGCCGCAGAAGACCTGGCAACGGAGGTCGGCGCTCTCGCGGCAAAGGTGGATGTGGCGTCCAATGAAAGTGTGGCGGCCCTCGCAGCTCAGGCCGCCGAAGGGCTCGGACCGGTGGACATTCTCGTCAACAATGCCGGTGTCACGCACCTGCCCACGCCGTTGCAGGACGTGAGCGAAGAGGATTTCGACAAGGTCTTCGCGGTCAACTGCAAGTCGGTCTACCTGACGGCGCGCCATTTCGTTCCGGCAATGACCGCTGCCGGCAAAGGCGCGATCCTCAATGTGGCGAGCACGGCCGGCCTCAGTCCGCGGCCGAAACTCAACTGGTACAACGCCTCCAAGGGCTGGATGATCACGGCGACCAAGACCATGGCGGTGGAACTGGCCCCGTCGGGCGTGCGCGTGAACGCGATCTGCCCGGTTGCCGGCGAAACGCCGCTGCTGAAAAGCTTCATGGGAGAAGACACGCCGGAGATGCGGGCGAAATTCCTGTCGACGATACCGATCGGCCGGTTCTCCACGCCCGAAGACATGGGCAACGCCGCCTGTTTCCTGTGCTCCGACGAAGCCGGCATGGTCACGGGTGTCGCCATGGAGGTCGATGGCGGGCGCTGCATCTGA
- a CDS encoding glutathione S-transferase family protein, with translation MIKIHGRITSANVQPVVWCLEELGVEYERLDVGGPFGGNNTPEYLAMNPLGLVPVMEQDGEVLSESVTMLRYIMRRYGGHPTDPMAAAQIERWADMSRQHIYTPLIPTLFWQLIRTPADERDNAGVAGAVAALKQSMNIFQDLIEGPFVGGDKLNLVDYQIGSLLYRYYELDFEKADLPGLRAYYDRLCERPAYRDCVMIDFMGMKVPGA, from the coding sequence ATGATCAAGATTCATGGCCGTATTACGTCCGCAAATGTGCAGCCTGTGGTCTGGTGCCTTGAGGAACTGGGTGTCGAGTACGAACGGCTGGATGTCGGTGGCCCGTTCGGGGGCAACAACACGCCCGAGTACCTGGCCATGAACCCGCTCGGACTGGTGCCGGTCATGGAACAGGACGGCGAGGTCCTGTCTGAATCGGTGACAATGCTCCGTTACATCATGCGCCGTTATGGCGGTCATCCGACCGATCCGATGGCCGCTGCCCAGATCGAGCGCTGGGCGGACATGTCCCGCCAGCATATCTATACGCCGTTGATCCCGACACTGTTCTGGCAGCTCATCCGCACACCGGCTGATGAGCGTGACAATGCGGGTGTCGCAGGTGCGGTCGCGGCGCTCAAGCAGTCGATGAACATCTTCCAGGACCTGATCGAAGGACCCTTTGTGGGCGGCGACAAGCTCAATCTGGTCGACTACCAGATCGGCAGCCTGCTCTACCGCTACTACGAACTCGACTTCGAAAAGGCGGATCTGCCCGGGTTGCGTGCCTACTACGACCGTCTTTGCGAACGCCCGGCTTATCGCGACTGCGTCATGATCGACTTCATGGGCATGAAGGTCCCGGGCGCCTGA
- a CDS encoding glutathione S-transferase N-terminal domain-containing protein, whose product MIEFYTWTTPNGRKVSILLEELGVEYTAHAVDIGKGEQHEPDFLKIAPNNRIPAIVDTETGITMMETGAIMLYLAEKHGKFMPEGPARWQAIEWLMWQMGGLGPMLGQVHHFVKYNKGKSDYAEERYATEGQRLYRVLNTQLEGRDYIAGDGKGEYSITDMACWPWVSRFEWQEIDLAAYPNVKDWYLRIAERPAVQRGYHVPKYVNDIPMP is encoded by the coding sequence GTGATCGAATTCTATACATGGACAACGCCCAACGGGAGAAAGGTCTCCATTCTCCTGGAGGAACTCGGCGTGGAGTACACCGCCCATGCCGTCGATATCGGCAAGGGTGAACAGCACGAGCCTGATTTCCTGAAGATCGCGCCGAACAACCGCATTCCTGCGATCGTCGACACGGAAACCGGCATCACCATGATGGAAACCGGTGCCATCATGCTTTATCTGGCCGAAAAACACGGGAAATTCATGCCGGAAGGGCCGGCCCGGTGGCAGGCCATCGAGTGGCTTATGTGGCAAATGGGCGGACTGGGCCCGATGCTGGGCCAGGTTCATCACTTCGTGAAATACAACAAGGGCAAGTCGGACTACGCCGAGGAGCGTTACGCTACAGAGGGCCAGCGCCTTTACCGGGTGCTCAACACGCAGCTGGAAGGCAGGGACTATATCGCCGGTGACGGCAAGGGCGAATACTCGATCACGGACATGGCCTGCTGGCCCTGGGTTTCCCGTTTCGAATGGCAGGAAATCGATCTTGCCGCCTATCCGAACGTGAAGGACTGGTATCTGAGGATCGCGGAACGGCCGGCGGTCCAGCGCGGCTATCATGTTCCGAAATACGTCAACGACATTCCGATGCCGTAA
- a CDS encoding 3-keto-5-aminohexanoate cleavage protein codes for MTALPKILVAPTGARRGKSAHPALPVTIDEIVDTCRACAAAGAGGVHAHIRADDGSHSLDLERYRTLVARLEQEFPGWFVQVTSEAAGRYDAADQRTLIRALKPKAVTAAIRELVPDAEAEPEARALYHWARDNGVTIQHICFDRKDMDRLIGFIEDGTIPGRSHQVQLVLGSYDGSKVSRPEDIEAFIQPMLSLKETQAFDWMLCAFGREETDCLLRTLELGGKARIGFENSLWNRDGRVARDNAERVSELVSLAQASGIDF; via the coding sequence ATGACCGCTCTTCCGAAGATTCTCGTCGCTCCAACCGGTGCACGCCGGGGCAAGTCCGCGCATCCCGCACTCCCCGTCACCATCGACGAGATCGTGGACACCTGCCGGGCCTGTGCGGCCGCCGGGGCGGGTGGTGTCCACGCCCATATCCGGGCCGATGACGGGTCGCACAGCCTCGATCTGGAGCGGTACAGGACACTCGTTGCGCGCCTTGAACAAGAATTCCCCGGCTGGTTCGTGCAGGTTACGAGCGAGGCCGCCGGCCGGTACGATGCCGCTGATCAGAGGACGCTCATCCGCGCCCTCAAACCCAAGGCCGTCACGGCTGCCATCCGGGAACTCGTCCCGGATGCGGAGGCCGAGCCGGAGGCCAGGGCGCTTTATCACTGGGCAAGGGACAACGGCGTCACGATCCAGCATATCTGCTTCGACCGGAAGGACATGGACCGGCTGATCGGCTTCATCGAGGACGGAACCATTCCGGGCCGGTCCCACCAGGTGCAGCTGGTGCTCGGGTCCTATGACGGCAGTAAGGTGAGCCGGCCGGAAGATATCGAAGCCTTCATCCAGCCGATGCTTTCGCTCAAGGAAACGCAGGCGTTCGACTGGATGCTGTGCGCATTCGGCAGAGAAGAAACCGATTGCCTGCTGCGCACGCTCGAACTCGGCGGCAAGGCCAGGATCGGCTTTGAGAACTCGCTGTGGAACAGGGACGGACGCGTTGCCCGCGACAACGCGGAACGCGTTTCCGAACTTGTCAGCCTGGCGCAGGCGTCCGGTATCGACTTCTGA
- the maiA gene encoding maleylacetoacetate isomerase encodes MARTALLSDYWRSSASYRVRIALNLLDIPTTLKPVNLLSGDHRSEGYLAQNPQGLLPTLEIDGKVLTQSLAIIEYLHAATPGSSLLPDDIDGQYRVRQLSYAIAMEIHPVCNLNVAQHVLDLTGGGNDTRVEWMRHFIQKGLAAFEDLLRTTDGPYCFGSQPTMADCCLIPQLYNADRWGADVSGFARIREAAGAAQDLKAFQGAHPDAVGAPPG; translated from the coding sequence ATGGCGCGAACGGCACTTCTATCCGATTACTGGCGATCATCAGCCAGTTATCGCGTTCGCATCGCGCTGAATCTGCTTGACATTCCAACCACGCTGAAGCCGGTCAACCTGCTAAGCGGGGATCACCGCTCCGAGGGGTATCTGGCGCAGAACCCGCAGGGGCTATTGCCGACGCTCGAGATTGACGGCAAGGTTCTGACCCAGTCCCTGGCCATCATTGAATACCTGCATGCGGCCACCCCCGGATCTTCACTGCTGCCGGACGACATCGACGGGCAGTACCGGGTTCGCCAGCTCTCCTATGCCATTGCCATGGAGATTCACCCGGTCTGCAATCTCAATGTTGCGCAACATGTTCTTGACCTGACCGGCGGCGGCAACGACACAAGGGTGGAGTGGATGCGCCACTTCATTCAAAAAGGCCTCGCCGCCTTCGAGGACCTGCTCCGGACCACAGACGGGCCATACTGTTTCGGCTCACAGCCGACCATGGCAGACTGCTGCCTGATCCCTCAGCTCTACAATGCCGATCGCTGGGGTGCCGACGTCTCCGGCTTTGCCAGAATACGTGAGGCCGCGGGCGCAGCGCAGGACCTGAAGGCCTTTCAGGGGGCACACCCGGATGCCGTTGGAGCCCCCCCTGGCTGA
- a CDS encoding DoxX family protein, producing the protein MTYLSLGLRALLTLVFVGAGGAKLVGVPMMVEGFDAIGFGQWFRYFTGVVEVGGAALLWWPNRQAVGASVLGGTMVGAVLTHWFITGPSAVPAIVLGLLCAAVLYLHRDQITTIVGGSRAS; encoded by the coding sequence ATGACCTATCTTTCTCTTGGACTGCGTGCCCTCCTGACGCTCGTGTTTGTAGGCGCGGGCGGCGCGAAACTTGTCGGTGTTCCGATGATGGTTGAAGGCTTCGACGCCATCGGCTTCGGCCAATGGTTTCGATATTTCACCGGCGTCGTCGAGGTTGGTGGCGCAGCACTTCTGTGGTGGCCGAACCGACAGGCCGTCGGCGCTTCGGTTCTTGGCGGAACAATGGTCGGCGCCGTCTTGACACACTGGTTCATAACAGGCCCCTCGGCAGTTCCGGCAATTGTGCTCGGGCTGCTCTGCGCCGCCGTTCTTTACCTGCATCGCGATCAGATCACCACGATCGTGGGCGGCTCTCGGGCCTCCTAG
- a CDS encoding LysR family transcriptional regulator, giving the protein MEKWTELRTAYHVAKLGTVSAASRALGAHRATVNRHIDALEEELGARIFIRNPKGYTLTEYGEDLLKVAQKTDELLEDLVDRAKGRDRSIEGEIKITSLQPIANALMEPVAAFRSANPNCQVTIISTEDLKRLEHGEAHIALRAGPKPEHPDYVVQAFGRVGLNLYAHASYLSRKGTPDNVTDMARHEFVMPPENESRLAIWSWIYERIGTPNVAVAANDPFVVREAVLAGLGLGVLSDVDVAGRHDVYAVLPGNEDWAVPLWLVTHVDLHRTEKVQEMLAQIKTLRS; this is encoded by the coding sequence ATGGAGAAGTGGACCGAACTCCGGACGGCCTACCACGTCGCCAAACTTGGCACGGTAAGCGCAGCCTCGCGTGCCCTGGGTGCGCACAGAGCCACCGTCAATCGCCATATCGATGCTCTGGAAGAAGAACTGGGAGCAAGGATTTTCATCCGCAACCCCAAGGGTTACACGCTGACCGAATACGGCGAGGATCTCCTCAAGGTCGCACAAAAGACAGATGAATTGCTGGAGGATCTTGTCGATCGCGCGAAGGGCCGCGATCGATCCATCGAGGGCGAAATCAAGATCACGTCGCTTCAGCCAATTGCCAATGCGCTGATGGAACCAGTCGCGGCATTCCGGTCGGCGAACCCGAATTGTCAGGTTACGATCATTTCAACCGAAGACCTGAAACGTCTCGAGCATGGTGAAGCGCACATCGCGCTTCGGGCAGGACCAAAACCCGAGCACCCCGACTATGTTGTGCAGGCCTTTGGCCGTGTCGGGCTGAACCTTTATGCCCATGCCAGCTATCTTTCCCGAAAGGGCACACCGGACAACGTCACGGATATGGCGCGCCATGAGTTCGTGATGCCGCCGGAAAACGAAAGCCGCCTTGCCATCTGGTCCTGGATATACGAGCGGATAGGCACGCCGAACGTAGCTGTTGCCGCGAACGATCCTTTCGTCGTGCGGGAGGCTGTTCTTGCCGGGCTGGGGCTTGGGGTTCTGAGCGATGTCGATGTTGCAGGCCGGCACGACGTTTATGCCGTTCTGCCCGGCAACGAGGATTGGGCAGTCCCGCTTTGGCTGGTAACGCATGTCGATCTGCATCGAACCGAGAAGGTGCAAGAGATGCTCGCGCAGATAAAAACCCTTCGGAGCTAA
- a CDS encoding transporter substrate-binding domain-containing protein, with product MHFKRHLSCRIIAALLFLMAFPALADQKTYTVVVQDYEELPPYSTYRNGTYGGFNRELLDLFAERSGYTFVYKAFPVKRLFHEFVNGVGDLKYPDNDKWALHIKKDKEIHYSDPVVTYVNGVLVRPDKLGAGTGAIKKLGLVAGWTPIGFQEQIESGQVSLIENNSYSGLLKQAIAGRIDGAYSNVATSNYYLKNVVGQPAALAFDQSLPHVRSARLLSSTNHPELIAEFNQFLVDEADAVNELKLKYGVEAGVVMN from the coding sequence ATGCATTTCAAGAGACACTTATCTTGCAGGATCATCGCAGCGTTGCTGTTTCTGATGGCGTTCCCTGCGCTCGCGGATCAAAAAACCTACACCGTCGTGGTTCAGGACTATGAGGAATTGCCGCCCTATTCCACTTATCGGAACGGCACTTACGGCGGCTTCAATCGGGAGCTTCTCGACCTGTTTGCAGAGCGCAGCGGGTATACCTTTGTCTACAAGGCGTTTCCTGTGAAGCGCCTCTTTCATGAATTTGTAAACGGCGTGGGTGACCTGAAATACCCGGATAACGACAAATGGGCGCTTCATATCAAGAAGGACAAGGAAATCCACTACAGCGATCCGGTTGTAACCTACGTGAACGGCGTGCTGGTGAGGCCGGACAAGCTGGGCGCGGGCACGGGAGCAATCAAGAAACTGGGGCTTGTCGCGGGCTGGACCCCAATTGGCTTTCAGGAGCAGATTGAGAGCGGACAAGTCAGTCTGATTGAAAACAATTCTTATTCGGGCCTCCTGAAGCAGGCCATAGCGGGCCGCATCGACGGGGCCTATTCCAATGTGGCGACAAGCAACTACTACCTCAAGAACGTGGTCGGGCAGCCTGCGGCCCTCGCCTTCGATCAATCGTTGCCTCACGTGAGAAGCGCGCGGTTGCTCTCGTCCACGAACCATCCGGAGCTTATCGCCGAGTTCAACCAGTTCCTGGTCGACGAAGCGGATGCGGTAAACGAGCTGAAACTGAAATATGGGGTTGAGGCCGGCGTCGTCATGAACTGA